A single window of Arcobacter venerupis DNA harbors:
- a CDS encoding IclR family transcriptional regulator domain-containing protein, whose translation MNDNIDNESDNKEIVTAFIKGLSVITAFDNENTSMTLSDVAKKVDITRASARRLLLTLESLGYVTQNDNYFSLTPKVIDLGYSYFASLPWTDLAYKNIKKVVDACKLSCSISILDGLNVICIMRIAATRILNEGIHVGTRLPAAYTATGRLFMAHMEEKELYEYILHLPLKAHTEKSIIDPYKLYDQIISEKNQGYQMVEEEIEDGLVSLAVPIYNRDNKMIGAMNIGSHLSYKNTKTLKEKVLPLLLEAAKETSDAIKLLQQY comes from the coding sequence ATGAATGATAATATTGATAATGAATCAGACAACAAAGAGATAGTTACGGCCTTTATAAAAGGTTTAAGTGTTATAACAGCTTTTGATAATGAGAATACAAGTATGACTTTATCAGATGTTGCAAAAAAAGTTGATATTACGCGAGCAAGTGCTAGAAGATTATTATTAACTTTAGAATCTTTAGGTTATGTAACACAAAATGATAATTATTTTTCTTTAACACCAAAAGTTATAGATTTAGGTTATAGTTATTTTGCTTCACTTCCATGGACAGATTTGGCATATAAAAATATTAAAAAAGTAGTTGACGCTTGCAAACTATCTTGTTCAATTTCTATTTTAGATGGCTTAAATGTTATTTGTATAATGAGAATAGCAGCTACAAGAATATTAAATGAGGGTATTCATGTTGGTACTAGATTACCAGCTGCTTATACAGCAACAGGTAGACTTTTTATGGCTCATATGGAAGAAAAAGAGTTATATGAATATATTTTACATCTACCTTTAAAAGCCCATACCGAAAAAAGTATTATTGATCCATATAAGTTATATGATCAAATAATTTCTGAAAAGAACCAAGGTTATCAAATGGTTGAAGAAGAGATAGAAGATGGTTTGGTCTCTCTTGCAGTTCCTATTTATAATCGTGATAATAAAATGATAGGAGCTATGAATATAGGTTCTCATTTAAGTTATAAAAACACAAAAACATTAAAAGAAAAAGTTTTACCTTTATTATTAGAGGCTGCAAAAGAGACATCTGATGCAATTAAACTACTTCAACAATATTAA
- a CDS encoding aldo/keto reductase, whose product MEYRYIGTSGLRVTPICLGTMTFGQMSSKKESFRIMDKAYDAGINFFDNAEMYPVPPRADLVGLSEEIMGEWMKDKARESIIVATKVAGAANGRFAAPVRHGLTAIDRFHIERGIEGSLRRLKTDYIDLYQVHWPDTVIPLEESMEAMDRLVKAGKVRYIGASNDTTYGLTKATEISRYKNFARFQSIQNNFSLNEPRFFDELAEVCRKEKISLLPYSPLAGGVLTGKYQNGVIPKGSRFEEYLALNLPRLNAMKNRFINEKTLSATSRYMQIAQEHGMSVTTLAAAWSKHWDFVASTIIGARTAEQLDESLKALDITLSDEIIQACKKVQQEIMYPMG is encoded by the coding sequence ATGGAATATCGATATATTGGAACAAGTGGATTAAGAGTAACTCCAATTTGTTTAGGAACTATGACTTTTGGACAAATGTCTAGCAAAAAAGAGAGCTTTAGAATTATGGATAAAGCCTATGATGCAGGAATAAATTTTTTTGATAATGCAGAAATGTATCCAGTCCCTCCAAGAGCTGACTTGGTTGGTTTATCAGAAGAGATTATGGGTGAATGGATGAAAGACAAAGCTCGTGAATCAATTATTGTAGCAACAAAAGTTGCAGGTGCAGCAAATGGAAGATTCGCAGCTCCTGTTAGACATGGCTTAACTGCAATTGATAGATTTCATATTGAAAGAGGAATTGAGGGAAGTTTAAGAAGATTAAAAACTGATTATATCGACCTTTATCAGGTTCATTGGCCTGATACTGTTATTCCTTTAGAAGAGTCTATGGAAGCTATGGATAGATTGGTAAAAGCTGGAAAAGTAAGATACATTGGAGCTAGTAATGACACAACTTACGGTTTAACAAAAGCCACAGAAATAAGTAGATATAAAAACTTTGCCAGATTTCAATCTATTCAAAATAATTTTTCATTAAATGAGCCAAGATTTTTTGATGAGCTAGCAGAAGTTTGCAGAAAAGAAAAAATATCTTTACTTCCTTATTCACCACTTGCAGGTGGTGTTTTAACTGGGAAATACCAAAATGGGGTTATTCCAAAAGGTTCAAGATTTGAAGAGTATTTAGCTTTAAATTTACCTAGATTAAATGCAATGAAAAATAGATTTATTAATGAAAAGACTCTAAGTGCAACTTCACGATATATGCAAATAGCTCAAGAACATGGTATGAGTGTAACAACACTTGCAGCTGCTTGGAGTAAACATTGGGATTTTGTTGCTAGTACAATTATTGGTGCTAGAACTGCTGAGCAATTAGATGAGAGTTTAAAAGCTTTAGACATAACTTTAAGTGATGAGATTATACAAGCTTGTAAAAAAGTTCAACAAGAGATAATGTATCCTATGGGATAA
- a CDS encoding HAMP domain-containing methyl-accepting chemotaxis protein produces the protein MKNLTIKTKLICTFLIVGILVLILGSYSILSITKVANGFTQYREMTNNTVLAGQVQSNMLTVSINVKDYLANPSEEQSEKFTQNLNKVIKSLEQAKVEIQEPTRALLVKELEKNANIYKNNFFLIGSMNQERNDIINQNLEQNSQRIEKYLMDILNDLKENTDFQTSLKTAEAINQLLLARLYTTKYLYSYSIEDLKEVQSKFELLSKQLVVIQDSIEDSSIKSQLKLATRFIMIYQNGVNQIENIITERNNVIDEGISKIELVMSKLAEDIKLSIKKDQEKIGQEVATLNENIRNLTILISLSILVFIIVIGFIIPRNISKLIDTFQSGLMNFFRYLNKESTISELIPIDSKDEIGSMSKIVNENILKTKSLIEQDSFLIEDVKRVAILVKEGKIKQKVDISTDNVGLEELKMIFNEMLDAMAKDVAEDLNSITTALSYYQKLDFTYRIKNQTGKTVDGLNSLAEIINSMLLDNKSNGLALDISSDILLKNVDILNKNASHSATALEETTQALEEMTNNIKNNTNNVIKMASYAKELNYSANDGQKLSNETTVAMNDINEQVSAINDAISVIDQIAFQTNILSLNAAVEAATAGEAGRGFAVVAAEVRNLASRSAEAAREIKTLVENATQKADIGKTIAQKMINGYAGLNDNISKTIQLISDIESTSKEQLSSIEQINDSVTILEQQTQENTSISNKTHEIAIATDSIAKLIVANANEKEFLGKNSVQAKEI, from the coding sequence ATGAAAAATTTAACAATAAAAACTAAACTAATTTGTACTTTTTTAATAGTGGGAATATTAGTTTTGATATTAGGTAGTTATAGTATTCTTAGTATTACAAAAGTTGCAAATGGTTTTACTCAATATAGAGAAATGACTAACAATACAGTTTTAGCTGGACAAGTACAATCAAATATGCTAACAGTTAGTATAAATGTAAAAGATTATTTAGCAAATCCAAGTGAAGAACAAAGTGAAAAGTTTACTCAGAATTTGAATAAAGTGATTAAAAGCCTCGAACAAGCAAAAGTAGAAATTCAAGAGCCAACTAGAGCTCTTTTAGTAAAAGAATTAGAAAAAAATGCAAATATATACAAAAATAATTTCTTTTTAATTGGCTCAATGAATCAAGAAAGAAATGATATTATAAATCAAAACTTAGAGCAAAATTCACAAAGAATTGAAAAATATTTGATGGATATTTTAAATGATTTAAAAGAAAATACAGATTTTCAAACATCACTTAAAACAGCAGAAGCTATAAATCAATTACTTTTAGCAAGGTTATATACAACAAAATATCTTTATTCTTATTCTATTGAAGATTTAAAAGAAGTTCAAAGTAAATTTGAGTTATTAAGTAAACAATTAGTAGTAATCCAAGATAGTATTGAAGATTCTTCAATTAAATCTCAATTAAAATTAGCAACAAGATTTATTATGATTTATCAAAATGGTGTAAATCAAATTGAAAATATTATTACAGAAAGAAATAATGTAATAGATGAGGGAATAAGCAAAATAGAGCTCGTTATGTCGAAATTAGCTGAAGATATAAAACTTTCTATTAAAAAAGATCAAGAAAAAATTGGTCAAGAAGTTGCAACTTTAAATGAAAATATTCGTAACCTAACTATATTAATCTCATTATCTATTTTGGTGTTTATAATAGTTATAGGATTTATTATTCCACGAAATATATCAAAATTGATTGACACTTTTCAATCAGGTCTTATGAATTTCTTTAGATATTTAAATAAAGAATCAACTATTTCAGAATTAATTCCAATTGATTCAAAAGATGAAATAGGAAGTATGTCTAAAATTGTAAATGAAAATATATTAAAAACAAAATCATTAATTGAACAAGATAGTTTTTTAATTGAAGATGTAAAAAGAGTTGCAATTCTTGTTAAAGAGGGAAAAATAAAACAAAAAGTTGATATATCTACTGATAATGTTGGATTAGAAGAACTTAAAATGATTTTTAATGAAATGTTAGATGCCATGGCAAAAGATGTTGCAGAAGATTTAAATAGTATAACAACAGCACTTTCATATTATCAAAAACTTGATTTTACATATAGAATAAAAAATCAAACAGGAAAAACAGTAGATGGATTAAACTCATTAGCAGAAATAATAAATAGTATGTTACTTGATAATAAATCTAATGGGTTAGCACTAGATATAAGTAGTGATATTTTACTTAAAAATGTAGATATATTAAATAAAAATGCAAGTCATTCAGCAACGGCTCTTGAAGAAACAACTCAGGCTCTTGAAGAGATGACAAATAATATTAAAAACAATACAAATAATGTAATAAAAATGGCATCTTATGCAAAAGAATTAAATTATTCAGCAAATGATGGTCAAAAATTATCAAATGAAACAACAGTTGCAATGAACGATATTAATGAGCAAGTTAGTGCAATTAACGATGCGATTTCAGTTATAGACCAAATTGCATTTCAAACAAATATTCTCTCATTAAATGCAGCAGTAGAAGCAGCAACTGCTGGTGAAGCAGGACGAGGATTTGCAGTTGTTGCTGCTGAAGTGCGAAATTTAGCTTCAAGAAGTGCCGAAGCTGCCCGTGAGATAAAAACTTTAGTAGAAAATGCAACACAAAAAGCTGATATTGGTAAAACTATTGCTCAAAAAATGATAAATGGATACGCAGGATTAAATGATAATATATCAAAAACCATCCAATTAATCTCAGATATTGAAAGTACAAGTAAAGAACAACTTTCAAGTATTGAACAAATAAATGATTCAGTTACAATTCTTGAACAACAAACTCAAGAGAATACTTCTATTTCTAATAAAACGCACGAAATAGCAATAGCAACTGATTCAATAGCAAAATTAATAGTTGCAAATGCAAATGAAAAAGAGTTTCTTGGAAAAAATAGTGTTCAGGCAAAAGAGATATAA
- a CDS encoding multidrug effflux MFS transporter produces MQKYINKSYLLILLSVLSAIAPISIATYLPAMPSMAEYYNLPISYIELSLSIFMFGFSLGQLFGGPISDRKGRKFCSLLGLFGFSFFSFLIIFSTTVYELWIYRFLEAFFAGFIVINATAIIRDLYSGKEAANYFSLLGSIRSIVPMVAPMIGALILFFAPWKGIFAFLTIYSLFLAFLIIKDLEETYTYTKRKIIESYISVLTHKKAMMMMFVLALGFSSMFSIITKLSFIYMEHFHVGVNLFSVYYGLNFVLLMTLATLNTKFIKYFSQLNILKTAVSVQILFAAIFTFFYEDLTLYSTIIILGIYIAMNGLIYGNATSMVLENFSKNAGVASALIGVIQFGMASIISSIIVSFHGQTLLPIGIGMLMISLTSILILRKY; encoded by the coding sequence ATGCAAAAATATATTAATAAATCATACTTACTAATATTATTATCAGTTTTATCAGCAATTGCACCTATATCAATAGCAACATATTTACCTGCAATGCCATCAATGGCAGAATATTATAATTTACCAATTTCGTATATAGAATTAAGCTTATCAATTTTTATGTTTGGATTTTCTCTTGGACAATTATTTGGAGGCCCAATTTCAGATAGAAAAGGTAGAAAATTTTGCTCATTATTAGGTTTATTTGGGTTTTCGTTTTTTAGTTTTTTAATAATATTTAGCACAACTGTTTATGAGCTTTGGATATACAGATTTTTAGAAGCTTTTTTTGCTGGTTTTATAGTAATTAATGCAACTGCAATTATTAGAGATTTATATTCAGGGAAAGAAGCTGCAAATTATTTTTCACTTTTAGGAAGTATAAGAAGTATTGTTCCTATGGTTGCTCCAATGATTGGGGCTTTAATACTATTTTTTGCTCCATGGAAAGGTATTTTTGCTTTTTTGACTATTTACTCTTTATTTCTTGCTTTTTTGATAATCAAGGATTTAGAAGAGACTTATACTTATACAAAAAGAAAAATTATTGAATCATATATTAGTGTTTTGACTCATAAAAAAGCAATGATGATGATGTTTGTTTTAGCTTTAGGGTTTTCGAGTATGTTTTCTATTATCACAAAATTATCTTTTATTTATATGGAACATTTTCATGTGGGAGTAAATCTTTTTTCTGTTTATTATGGATTAAATTTTGTATTATTAATGACCTTAGCAACACTAAATACTAAATTCATAAAATATTTTTCACAGCTAAATATATTAAAAACTGCTGTAAGTGTTCAAATATTATTTGCAGCAATATTTACATTTTTTTATGAAGATCTTACTTTATATTCAACAATTATTATTTTGGGAATTTACATTGCTATGAATGGTTTAATTTATGGAAATGCAACTTCTATGGTTTTAGAGAATTTCTCTAAAAATGCAGGTGTTGCATCTGCATTAATTGGAGTAATTCAATTTGGAATGGCTTCTATTATTTCATCAATAATAGTCTCTTTTCATGGACAAACCCTGCTTCCTATTGGAATAGGAATGCTGATGATTTCATTAACTTCAATACTAATATTAAGAAAATACTAA
- a CDS encoding GNAT family N-acetyltransferase, translating into MPLKIRNATPTDSQTIFNFIMELAIYEKAPNEVKTTVEEIEESLFSSNATAYALICEEDGIAIGFAVYFYNYSTWLGKKGIYLEDLYVSESKRKRGAGKALLKFLAQKAIEENCGRFEWSCLDWNTPSREFYESLGAVALNEWVGYRLEGDALVDFANK; encoded by the coding sequence ATGCCCCTAAAAATAAGAAATGCAACCCCAACAGACTCTCAAACAATCTTCAATTTTATAATGGAACTAGCTATTTACGAAAAAGCACCAAATGAAGTAAAAACAACAGTAGAAGAGATTGAAGAATCACTTTTTTCTTCAAATGCAACAGCATATGCTTTGATTTGTGAAGAAGATGGAATTGCTATTGGTTTTGCTGTTTATTTTTACAATTACTCAACTTGGCTTGGCAAAAAAGGTATTTATCTTGAGGATTTATATGTTAGTGAATCAAAAAGAAAAAGAGGTGCGGGAAAAGCTCTTTTAAAATTTTTGGCACAAAAAGCTATTGAAGAAAATTGTGGGCGATTTGAGTGGTCTTGTTTGGATTGGAATACTCCATCACGAGAGTTTTATGAAAGTCTTGGTGCTGTTGCTTTAAATGAATGGGTTGGGTATCGACTTGAGGGCGATGCATTGGTAGATTTTGCAAATAAATAA
- a CDS encoding hotdog fold thioesterase: MSIWKKEFSLESINAMSKDTAAESLGITITNVGNDYIEGEMPVDKRTHQVRGLLHGGSSVLFAETLGSIGGALAVDDNHTIVGLEINANHIAGVSDGNVVGIARPIHIGKTTQVWEIRINHKQTNKAVCISRITLAVIDLKK, translated from the coding sequence TTGAGTATTTGGAAAAAAGAATTTTCATTAGAATCAATTAATGCAATGTCAAAAGATACAGCAGCTGAAAGTTTAGGAATAACCATTACAAATGTTGGAAATGATTATATTGAGGGGGAGATGCCAGTAGATAAAAGAACTCATCAAGTTCGAGGTCTTTTACATGGAGGTTCATCTGTATTATTTGCAGAAACATTGGGAAGTATTGGAGGAGCACTTGCAGTTGATGATAATCACACAATTGTAGGATTAGAAATAAATGCAAATCATATTGCTGGTGTTTCGGATGGTAATGTAGTTGGAATTGCAAGACCTATTCATATAGGTAAAACAACTCAAGTTTGGGAAATACGAATAAATCATAAACAAACAAATAAAGCAGTTTGTATTTCAAGAATAACTTTGGCTGTGATTGATTTAAAAAAATAG
- a CDS encoding DMT family transporter, with protein sequence MNKKINQGVLYMLISSICLSFMSAIAKILSNHLPIIEIVFFRNFIGIILILMTFFKSPLNQSGGKPLLLFFRATVGLIAMLSFFYNIANITLADAVIYSRMSPIFTAIFALWFLREKIGIKGWFAIFIGFVGMLMVMQPNGLIFEKAHIFGLLNAVCAALAFTSIRELRSYYDTRTIVLSFMGIGTIVPIISMFLSAYYQSDFFSFMMGEFIMPNLSDWIYIFAMGLTASLGQVYMTKAYGVTRAGIVGATGYSVIVFSLIIGLILGDALPNILGFIGILAIISGGILIAREKN encoded by the coding sequence GTGAATAAAAAAATAAATCAAGGTGTTTTATACATGTTAATATCTTCAATTTGCTTATCATTTATGAGTGCAATTGCAAAAATATTATCAAATCATTTACCTATTATTGAAATCGTTTTTTTCAGAAATTTCATAGGTATTATTCTTATTTTGATGACTTTTTTTAAATCACCATTAAATCAAAGTGGCGGGAAACCTTTACTTTTGTTTTTTAGAGCAACGGTTGGATTAATTGCAATGTTGAGTTTTTTTTATAATATTGCAAATATTACCCTTGCTGATGCTGTGATATATTCAAGAATGTCTCCAATTTTTACGGCAATTTTTGCTTTGTGGTTTTTAAGGGAAAAAATTGGTATAAAAGGTTGGTTTGCAATTTTTATTGGTTTTGTAGGAATGTTAATGGTAATGCAACCAAATGGATTAATTTTTGAAAAAGCCCATATTTTTGGACTTTTGAATGCAGTTTGTGCGGCTCTTGCTTTTACCAGTATAAGAGAGCTTAGAAGTTATTACGATACTCGTACAATTGTATTAAGTTTTATGGGAATAGGAACAATAGTTCCTATTATTTCAATGTTTTTATCTGCTTATTACCAAAGTGATTTTTTTAGTTTTATGATGGGTGAATTTATTATGCCAAATTTATCAGATTGGATTTATATTTTTGCTATGGGACTTACTGCATCTTTAGGACAAGTATATATGACAAAAGCTTATGGAGTAACAAGAGCAGGTATTGTGGGAGCTACTGGTTATTCAGTAATTGTTTTTTCACTAATTATTGGTTTAATTTTAGGAGATGCATTACCAAATATTTTGGGATTTATTGGGATTTTAGCTATTATTTCAGGAGGTATCTTAATTGCGAGGGAAAAAAATTAA
- the htpG gene encoding molecular chaperone HtpG, whose protein sequence is MAKHQFQTEVGQLLHLMTHSLYSNKEIFIRELVSNSSDAIDKLNYVRLTDESLKEAFADWKGEINISFDEADKSLTISDNGIGMNEADLIASIGTIAKSGTKSFVEALTGDAKKDSNLIGQFGVGFYSVFMVADKVDVISKKAGEETAYKWSSDGTGEFDLAPALKESNGTVIYIKLKDDEVSEFASKHRIQNIVGKYSNHIAYPIFLNYNEEVTETLSEEDKKAGKEAAKTTERKYEKINEATALWMQPKSKLKEDDYNQFYKSISHDSSEPMLTIHTKTEGVNEYTTLFYIPKTAPMDMYRADFQSGVKLYVKRVFITDDEKELLPTYLRFVRGIIDSEDLPLNVSREILQENRILANIKQGSVKKILAEIKKLSKDEEKYAEFVAQYIRPLKEGVYQDHMNKETILELLRYKSSKIEAGKMTSLEAYKERADSEQKAIFYIVGDNEKILRSSPLLESYNKNNIEVLILDDKEIDDIITPTIGAYKDWEFKDITACEPPKVEQSEEAKKEVEEKFQDITKKIKDKLGDAVKDVKVTNRLSESPSCVVKDAADAQMAAMAHMFRAMGQAMPESAPILEINPEHEIVKKLNGCPDESTIEDVSWILLDQAKLSEGMEITDTVAFAKRLSRITAKAL, encoded by the coding sequence ATGGCAAAACATCAATTTCAGACAGAAGTAGGACAATTATTACATTTAATGACACACTCTTTATATTCAAATAAAGAGATTTTTATAAGAGAGCTTGTATCAAATTCAAGTGATGCAATCGACAAACTAAACTATGTGAGACTAACTGATGAGTCTTTAAAAGAAGCATTCGCAGATTGGAAAGGTGAGATTAATATCTCTTTTGATGAAGCTGATAAATCTTTAACAATTTCAGACAATGGTATTGGTATGAACGAGGCTGATTTAATAGCTTCTATTGGAACAATCGCAAAATCAGGTACAAAATCATTTGTTGAAGCACTAACTGGTGATGCAAAAAAAGATTCAAACTTAATCGGTCAATTTGGGGTTGGTTTTTATTCAGTATTTATGGTAGCAGATAAAGTAGATGTTATCTCTAAAAAAGCTGGTGAAGAAACTGCGTATAAATGGTCAAGTGATGGAACAGGTGAGTTTGATTTAGCACCAGCTCTAAAAGAGTCAAATGGTACAGTTATTTATATCAAATTAAAAGATGATGAAGTATCTGAGTTTGCATCTAAACACAGAATTCAAAATATTGTTGGAAAATATTCAAATCATATTGCATATCCAATTTTCTTAAATTACAACGAAGAAGTGACTGAAACTTTAAGTGAAGAAGACAAAAAAGCAGGCAAAGAAGCTGCAAAAACAACTGAGAGAAAATACGAAAAAATCAATGAAGCAACAGCTCTTTGGATGCAGCCAAAATCAAAATTAAAAGAAGATGATTATAATCAATTTTATAAATCAATTTCTCATGACTCAAGCGAGCCAATGCTTACAATTCATACAAAAACAGAGGGTGTAAACGAATATACAACACTTTTCTACATCCCAAAAACAGCACCTATGGATATGTATAGAGCAGATTTCCAAAGTGGTGTTAAACTGTATGTTAAAAGAGTATTTATCACTGATGATGAAAAAGAGTTATTACCAACTTATTTAAGATTTGTAAGAGGTATTATTGACTCTGAAGATTTACCTTTAAATGTTTCAAGAGAGATTTTACAAGAAAATAGAATTTTAGCAAATATCAAACAAGGAAGCGTTAAAAAAATCCTTGCTGAAATCAAAAAATTATCAAAAGATGAAGAAAAATATGCTGAGTTTGTAGCTCAATATATCAGACCTTTAAAAGAGGGTGTATATCAAGACCATATGAATAAAGAGACAATTTTAGAATTATTAAGATACAAATCTTCAAAAATTGAAGCTGGAAAAATGACTTCATTAGAAGCTTATAAAGAAAGAGCTGATAGTGAACAAAAAGCAATTTTCTATATCGTTGGAGATAATGAAAAAATCTTAAGAAGTTCTCCACTTTTAGAGTCTTATAACAAAAACAATATCGAAGTTTTAATCTTAGATGATAAAGAAATTGATGATATTATCACTCCAACAATTGGTGCTTATAAAGATTGGGAATTCAAAGACATCACAGCTTGTGAACCTCCAAAAGTTGAGCAATCAGAAGAAGCAAAAAAAGAAGTTGAAGAGAAATTCCAAGACATCACTAAAAAAATCAAAGATAAATTAGGTGATGCAGTTAAAGATGTAAAAGTTACAAATAGATTAAGTGAGTCTCCATCATGCGTGGTAAAAGATGCAGCAGATGCACAAATGGCAGCAATGGCTCATATGTTCAGAGCAATGGGACAAGCAATGCCAGAATCAGCTCCAATCTTAGAAATCAACCCAGAGCATGAAATCGTAAAAAAATTAAACGGTTGCCCTGATGAATCAACAATCGAAGATGTATCTTGGATTTTACTAGACCAAGCGAAATTATCTGAAGGTATGGAAATTACTGATACTGTAGCGTTTGCGAAAAGATTATCAAGAATTACTGCTAAAGCTTTATAA